A section of the Salmo salar chromosome ssa05, Ssal_v3.1, whole genome shotgun sequence genome encodes:
- the LOC106604630 gene encoding uncharacterized protein isoform X1 translates to MCFSNMSFLRLLRNIFTVIFRSTVLPDILKISVDHLSQSVTAEIPMTLTGRTFFGLFLFIPGLLSVNVVSTTRAELTICALQGATVKVRCCHPPNSKSEYQNLYWFKKNQKWKWRDKTIPEDLSKDPEYKGRLTVGGRSFLEIRDLRKSDEGVYSFRFKAESSGWINSAHGIKLIVTNLQIKMDFMTNELKMTCTTTCTPSDNPTYIWYKNGKITPHTNTFSLSLNSANSRDAGSYSCAIKGYEDLRAPARCFKTNCLDVRYTPTTICGFPGSYVDLPCTYTFPRDLNITETLWVNNTDLKMEPEDLTRYPEYEDRVEYRGNGNDCTLRITDLRKSDSSKYRFLFKTQGTYFNSPAVSLSVTDLYVHVYPAVVEKGASVWIWCHTQCGLPQGFGGFILYKDGHPIPSPNDEEDYITLHTVSSEDAGSYSCALIGQEKLLSLEATLTVTEGPVSVLIVVLVVVVLLTVAALLVFTFSTLKRRNMGGHDVRMNVQTVNNDCAHLDVSRRESSPDFENVEHIYADPDEFDDTYTALRRGHWHSVYDIIQRRESPQNLD, encoded by the exons ATGTGTTTCAGCAACATGTCCTTCCTCCGTTTACTAAGAAACATCTTCACAGTTATATTTCGTTCAACTGTGCTGCCAGACATTTTGAAGATATCAGTTGACCATCTTTCCCAAAGT GTAACTGCAGAGATCCCCATGACACTGACAGGAAGAACGTTTTTTGGACTGTTTCTCTTCATACCAGGTCTTCTGTCTGTGAACGTGGTGAGTACCACCCGTGCAGAGTTGACTATCTGTGCATTACAGGGAGCAACTGTGAAAGTAAGATGCTGCCATCCACCAAATTCCAAAAGTGAATACCAAAACCTCTACTGGTTTAAAAAGAACCAGAAGTGGAAATGGAGGGACAAGACTATACCTGAGGACCTCTCTAAAGACCCAGAATATAAAGGTCGTTTGACAGTTGGTGGCAGATCTTTTCTTGAAATAAGAGATCTTAGAAAGAGTGATGAGGGTGTCTATTCCTTTAGATTTAAGGCAGAGTCCTCTGGATGGATAAATAGTGCACATGGAATCAAGTTGATTGTCACAAACCTGCAGATAAAGATGGATTTTATGACAAATGAACTGAAAATGACCTGTACCACTACCTGTACACCGAGTGAtaaccccacctacatctggtacaagaacggTAAAATTactccacacaccaacaccttcAGCTTGTCCCTCAACTCAGCCAATAGTAGGGATGCAGGCAGCTACTCCTGTGCTATAAAGGGCTATGAGGATCTCCGTGCTCCTGCAAGGTGTTTCAAAACAAACTGCTTGGATGTGAGATACACCCCCACGACAATCTGTGGCTTCCCTGGGTCATATGTAGACCTACCTTGCACTTACACATTCCCCAGAGATCTCAATATCACAGAGACACTTTGGGTGAATAATACAGATCTCAAAATGGAGCCTGAAGATCTGACTCGGTACCCGGAGTATGAGGATCGTGTGGAATATCGTGGGAACGGTAATGACTGCACCCTGAGAATCACAGATTTGAGAAAGAGCGACTCGTCCAAGTACAGGTTCCTGTTTAAAACGCAAGGGACATACTTCAATTCGCCAGCAGTCTCCCTGTCTGTCACAGACTTATATGTGCATGTATATCCTGCCGTCGTGGAAAAAGGAGCCTCTGTGTGGATCTGGTGCCATACCCAGTGCGGTCTTCCGCAAGGCTTTGGGGGCTTCATCTTGTACAAAGACGGACATCCCATACCCAGCCCAAATGATGAAGAAGATTACATAACGCTCCACACAGTCAGCAGTGAGGATGCAGGTAGCTACTCCTGTGCACTGATTGGTCAGGAGAAGTTACTCTCCCTGGAAGCTACACTCACTGTCACTGAAGGACCAGTGTCTGTGTTAATTGTtgttctggtggtggtggttctCCTGACTGTCGCAGCTCTTCTGGTCTTTACCTTCAGCACACTGAAAAGGAGAAACATGGGAGGACATGATGTCAGAATGAACGTCCAAACTGTAAATAATGATTGCGCTCATCTAGATGTCAGTAGGAGGGAGAGCTCCCCCGACTTTGAAAATGTTGAACATATCTATGCGGACCCAGATGAGTTTGATGACACGTACACAGCTCTTCGGCGGGGGCATTGGCACTCCGTGTATGACATCATCCAGAGGAGGGAgtcaccacagaacctggactaa